A single genomic interval of Littorina saxatilis isolate snail1 linkage group LG17, US_GU_Lsax_2.0, whole genome shotgun sequence harbors:
- the LOC138951899 gene encoding uncharacterized protein has product MTQSGLLQTCVVVVFLVVACHCVPGFNAWPLFTGSPANAPQIRKKCGEGKEQVQYSPDLKSCCRGHLHNIPENTHAQCCGEVAYWRNETKPERCTVPCGSGRRHPETEICCNGRVEWVGPKTKVKRCCGTTVIEPKTHDCCGGSTPFPSGSDYKCCGHLDVVTSALYNNVTMDCDATSGNVSLKPAQRFRGQELCDLGLTEWDTDRSLPNIVNRSHHHIRGWAEKCMTNITRRRSRTIISISMTPFFTTTPTPSKCADSKTVHVMIKVKNCNVSVDDLQDYLHGVTLDIFFKNNFRCKRGVPTLRLKDKYNAAMLLSKHSNAILARSLGYDTRLSNQWNHS; this is encoded by the exons GGTCACCGGCAAACGCCCCACAGATACGGAAAAAATGTGGTGAAGGAAAAGAACAAGTACAATACTCACCTGACCTAAAGTCTTGCTGCAGAGGACACCTCCACAACATTCCGGAAAACACACACGCCCA GTGCTGTGGAGAGGTTGCATACTGGCGGAACGAAACGAAACCCGAGAGGTGCACAGTGCCGTGTGGGTCGGGTAGACGCCACCCGGAGACCGAGATCTGCTGCAATGGGCGGGTGGAGTGGGTGGGTCCCAAAACAAAGGTCAAGAGATGCTGCGGAACAACTGTCATTGAGCCCAAGACCCACGACTGTTGTGGAGGAAGCACCCCTTTCCCAAG TGGGAGTGACTACAAGTGTTGCGGTCATCTAGATGTCGTCACCTCGGCGCTCTACAATAACGTCACGATGGACTGTGACGCCACGTCCGGTAACGTCAGCCTGAAGCCGGCTCAACGGTTCCGGGGCCAGGAGCTGTGCGATCTCGGCCTGACAGAGTGGGACACGGACAGGAGTCTGCCAAACATCGTTAACA GATCTCACCATCATATACGAGGGTGGGCGGAGAAGTGCATGACGAACATCACTAGACGGAGGAGCCGCACAATCATTTCCATCTCCATGACTCCATTTTTCACAACGACTCCAACACCCTCGAAGTGTGCAGACTCAAAAACCGTGCACGTGATGATCAAGGTCAAAAATTGCAATGTCAGCGTGGATGACCTTCAGGACTACCTTCATGGAGTCACCTTGGATATTTTCTTCAAGAACAACTTCAGGTGTAAACGCGGCGTGCCCACGCTGAGACTAAAAGACAAATACAATGCCGCCATGCTGCTTTCCAAGCACTCCAATGCCATTTTGGCGCGCTCTTTGGGGTATGATACACGCCTGTCCAATCAATGGAACCATTCATGA